Proteins encoded together in one Bacteroides ovatus window:
- a CDS encoding PcfK-like family protein: protein MKGTEQFKEIIKNYLDNRAKEDELFRAKYETTERTIDDVVTYILNEVKQSGCCGFSDMEVFSMAVHAIDELTLEIGKPVNCDVVVNRHIDLTEEEKAEQKALALKRYQEEELRKLQVRHSKPRTSKPQETKQPQPSLFDF from the coding sequence ATGAAAGGAACAGAACAATTCAAGGAGATTATCAAGAACTATCTTGACAACAGGGCAAAAGAGGATGAACTCTTCCGTGCCAAGTATGAAACCACAGAACGAACCATTGACGATGTGGTCACTTATATACTGAATGAGGTGAAGCAGTCGGGATGTTGCGGTTTCTCCGACATGGAGGTATTTTCAATGGCGGTACATGCTATTGATGAGCTTACACTGGAAATCGGAAAGCCTGTTAACTGTGATGTGGTGGTGAACCGTCATATAGACCTGACCGAGGAGGAAAAGGCGGAGCAAAAGGCACTCGCCCTCAAACGCTACCAAGAGGAGGAGCTGCGCAAGTTGCAAGTGCGCCACTCCAAGCCAAGGACAAGCAAGCCGCAAGAGACGAAACAACCCCAACCCTCACTTTTTGATTTTTAA
- a CDS encoding topoisomerase C-terminal repeat-containing protein, translating into METEKKIIGRCPLCGGSVVKTCKGYRCEHNIGDNPSCVLNINGIIGNRKMGDGEVAELLEKRRILLDGFATKEGKTFPTVLELADDGAVNMRPVIGKCPHCGGDIRVGSRAFNCSNYGNQEKPCSFAIWRNIGGHQITLAEATDICEKGITASELEMYRDDGSIYRKRLGLAPDKLQIVKV; encoded by the coding sequence ATGGAAACAGAAAAGAAAATCATAGGCCGCTGCCCCTTGTGCGGCGGCAGTGTAGTGAAGACCTGCAAGGGCTACCGCTGTGAGCATAACATCGGCGACAATCCGTCCTGCGTGCTCAACATCAACGGCATCATCGGCAACCGCAAGATGGGTGACGGGGAAGTGGCGGAGCTGCTGGAGAAACGCCGTATCCTGCTGGACGGCTTTGCCACCAAGGAAGGCAAGACCTTCCCGACCGTACTTGAACTGGCGGATGACGGTGCGGTAAATATGCGACCGGTCATCGGCAAGTGCCCCCACTGCGGCGGAGACATCCGTGTGGGAAGCCGGGCGTTCAACTGCTCCAACTACGGCAATCAAGAGAAACCTTGCTCTTTTGCCATCTGGCGTAACATCGGCGGCCACCAGATCACGCTTGCCGAGGCTACGGATATCTGCGAGAAGGGCATCACCGCCTCCGAACTGGAAATGTACCGGGATGACGGCTCCATCTACCGCAAACGGCTGGGGCTTGCGCCTGACAAACTTCAAATCGTGAAGGTATGA
- a CDS encoding toprim domain-containing protein, with protein sequence MADYKVNFKDLKARVGVDDIAYALGYRLDRKAGVGRYIELVLGENGNRRDTIIVSHPNDKAAQTFFRRDGSKGDVVTLIRENLSAFTVSGKDEWQKIAKVMARFANMPEPEYREDREYVKSVKATAFFDASRYEVKPIDTERIPRLFSERGLSDGTVKALAPFLSLIRDRQNGKFDGYNIGFPYTNGHSNVPQGYEIRGYGGYKSKAAGTDSSSSAWVADLSGGNPYIVKSVFFCESAFDAMAFYQVNRAQLGTDIALVSLGGTFSDRQITGVMERFPDARAYDCFDNDLAGRIYGLRMMALLEGIPMKINKRDNILSVEAKGKTFELNPERPLTVQVNEHLSIRHKMGQWLPPKAFKDWNDCLLNKPMAPVISPHKEEREENLAGRRSAGLKI encoded by the coding sequence ATGGCAGACTACAAGGTAAACTTCAAGGACTTGAAAGCACGGGTGGGTGTCGATGACATCGCCTACGCGCTGGGCTACCGGCTTGACCGCAAGGCCGGTGTCGGACGCTACATAGAGCTGGTGCTCGGGGAGAACGGCAACCGGCGTGACACCATCATTGTCAGCCATCCCAACGACAAGGCGGCACAGACCTTTTTCCGCCGGGACGGTTCAAAGGGTGATGTGGTCACGCTGATACGGGAAAACCTGAGCGCTTTCACTGTATCGGGCAAGGACGAGTGGCAGAAGATTGCCAAGGTCATGGCACGGTTTGCCAACATGCCCGAACCCGAATACCGGGAAGACCGCGAATATGTGAAGTCGGTCAAAGCCACCGCGTTTTTCGATGCCTCACGGTACGAAGTAAAACCGATAGACACGGAAAGGATTCCACGGCTTTTCTCCGAACGGGGGCTTTCAGACGGAACGGTCAAGGCACTTGCCCCGTTCCTTTCCCTGATACGTGACCGACAGAACGGGAAGTTTGACGGTTACAACATCGGCTTTCCTTACACCAACGGCCACAGCAACGTGCCGCAAGGCTACGAGATACGTGGATATGGCGGTTACAAGTCAAAGGCGGCAGGTACGGACTCCTCTTCATCGGCGTGGGTGGCCGACCTGTCCGGCGGCAATCCTTATATCGTAAAAAGCGTGTTCTTCTGCGAGTCCGCATTTGACGCGATGGCTTTCTATCAGGTGAACCGGGCACAATTAGGAACGGACATTGCCCTTGTGTCGCTTGGAGGAACCTTCTCGGACAGACAGATAACCGGTGTGATGGAACGGTTTCCCGATGCGCGTGCATACGACTGCTTCGACAATGACCTTGCCGGACGCATCTACGGGCTGCGCATGATGGCGTTGCTGGAAGGCATCCCGATGAAAATCAATAAGAGAGACAATATCCTGTCAGTGGAAGCCAAAGGAAAGACTTTTGAGCTGAACCCTGAACGTCCGTTGACCGTACAGGTCAACGAGCACCTTTCCATCCGTCACAAGATGGGGCAATGGCTGCCGCCCAAGGCGTTCAAGGACTGGAATGACTGTCTGCTGAACAAGCCGATGGCACCGGTTATCTCTCCACATAAGGAGGAACGTGAGGAAAACTTGGCCGGGCGCAGAAGTGCCGGTCTTAAAATCTAA
- a CDS encoding ArdC family protein — protein sequence MASGTDTTSVSGNAGQAALDRFAGMMIERMRQMKDTGWKQGWIGGASGFAGLPQNVSGRNYSGSNSFFLQLQTAAMGYRLPVYLTFKQAHNLKAHVLKGEKAFPVVYWDMMVKDKYGKRISSEEYRALGKEEKKGMEVIPFIKAFPVYNVQQTNLAEIQPERMQKLQDKFKVPELRDTAGMYAHSALDRMVETQAWLCPIQVDKRVDGAYYSPSKDHIVLPMKAQFNIGGTPEDTYRGGMEFYSTMLHEMTHSTMTAERLNRDMGGKFGDPKYAKEELVAELTAAMISHSMGFDSKVTDNSAAYLDSWIGVLKQEPKFIVSVMADVNKASDLILDHVDKQRLALGEQPYLAKNDPLVPLGPDEEVPFKNAAIVKTRSGGYAIRASYDGVELGLKNVSKETAKTYFQLTDMKDKAAFLHMTARKTYGPELAVMQRTQKTGTGISMM from the coding sequence ATGGCATCTGGAACTGATACCACGTCCGTATCCGGCAACGCAGGACAGGCGGCACTCGACCGATTTGCCGGGATGATGATCGAGCGGATGCGGCAGATGAAAGACACCGGCTGGAAGCAGGGATGGATCGGCGGCGCGTCAGGCTTTGCCGGACTGCCCCAGAACGTCAGCGGACGGAACTACTCCGGCTCCAACTCGTTCTTCCTCCAGTTGCAGACGGCGGCCATGGGCTACCGCCTGCCGGTCTATCTGACCTTCAAGCAGGCGCACAACCTCAAAGCCCACGTACTGAAAGGCGAAAAGGCCTTTCCCGTGGTCTATTGGGACATGATGGTGAAGGACAAGTACGGCAAACGCATCAGCTCGGAAGAATACCGTGCGTTGGGCAAGGAGGAAAAGAAAGGAATGGAGGTGATACCCTTCATCAAGGCCTTCCCCGTGTACAACGTGCAGCAGACCAATCTGGCTGAGATTCAACCGGAACGGATGCAGAAACTACAGGACAAGTTCAAGGTGCCCGAACTCCGTGACACTGCCGGGATGTACGCCCATTCCGCCCTCGATCGCATGGTGGAGACACAAGCCTGGCTCTGCCCGATACAGGTGGACAAGCGTGTGGACGGGGCCTATTACTCTCCCTCCAAAGACCACATTGTGCTGCCCATGAAGGCGCAGTTCAACATCGGCGGCACGCCGGAGGACACCTACCGTGGCGGCATGGAGTTCTATTCCACCATGCTGCACGAGATGACGCACTCGACCATGACGGCGGAACGTCTCAACCGGGACATGGGCGGCAAGTTCGGCGACCCGAAGTATGCGAAGGAGGAACTGGTGGCGGAGCTGACCGCAGCGATGATCAGCCACTCGATGGGCTTTGACTCCAAAGTAACCGACAACTCGGCAGCGTATCTGGATTCATGGATAGGCGTGCTGAAACAGGAACCGAAGTTCATCGTCTCCGTCATGGCGGACGTGAACAAGGCTTCCGACCTGATTCTTGACCACGTTGACAAGCAGCGGCTGGCACTCGGCGAACAGCCGTACCTTGCCAAGAACGACCCTCTTGTACCGTTAGGCCCGGACGAGGAAGTACCCTTCAAGAACGCGGCCATCGTAAAGACCCGTTCGGGCGGCTACGCCATCCGCGCCTCCTACGATGGTGTGGAGTTGGGGTTGAAAAACGTCTCCAAGGAGACGGCCAAGACCTATTTCCAGCTCACGGACATGAAGGACAAGGCGGCGTTCCTGCACATGACGGCACGCAAGACCTACGGACCGGAACTGGCGGTGATGCAGCGGACACAGAAAACGGGTACCGGAATCAGCATGATGTAA
- a CDS encoding DNA mismatch repair protein MutS, translating into MAKKKETDENTGLVRQFDDMKKKHPDAMLLFRTGDFYEIYRQDAVKAAAILAITLTDRIIPGEKEPMKMTMFPYNKLDTYLPKLIRAGTRVAICDKVEDPKLTKMAKEGVKKEQTQSNHSDMAKKKKEQAAQEEPVRTVKNAAGEKPAKEEKTGTAVKTKDGEEAKEKQERKPREPQMVTANGEKVTHGHAYQSKTNPEEWYFTAKMDGQQLKPQRMDAADLAAYQKKELTVAQLMERYYPTKLMPKVPEEAFRMPKSIAGPEGSITVEKFNVYKEKDEQRPDFGKYKFYAQVGEAKMSAVASRQDLNAYFDRVVTPEKLVERNFGERLHLKSAYEKYRLPEGVDQNGVRVAKDRADNKWKVSVDMGEKGRTTRQEISFDDGYSLFKAKTATREQIAAKYLNTEITGLLAANTAKVEKSASMKM; encoded by the coding sequence ATGGCAAAGAAGAAAGAGACGGATGAAAACACCGGACTCGTCAGGCAGTTCGATGACATGAAGAAGAAGCATCCCGACGCGATGCTCCTTTTCAGGACGGGCGACTTCTATGAGATATACCGGCAGGACGCGGTGAAGGCCGCCGCCATACTTGCTATAACCCTCACCGACAGGATTATTCCCGGCGAGAAGGAACCCATGAAGATGACCATGTTCCCATACAACAAGCTCGACACCTACCTGCCCAAACTCATACGCGCAGGGACGAGGGTCGCCATTTGCGACAAGGTGGAAGACCCCAAGCTGACGAAGATGGCGAAGGAGGGCGTGAAAAAGGAACAAACCCAATCAAATCATTCAGATATGGCAAAGAAGAAAAAGGAACAGGCCGCGCAGGAAGAGCCTGTCCGGACAGTGAAGAACGCAGCCGGGGAGAAACCTGCCAAGGAAGAGAAAACCGGGACCGCCGTGAAGACCAAGGACGGTGAAGAAGCCAAAGAGAAACAGGAGCGTAAGCCGCGCGAGCCGCAGATGGTGACAGCCAACGGAGAGAAAGTGACCCACGGCCATGCCTACCAGAGCAAGACCAACCCGGAGGAATGGTACTTCACCGCCAAGATGGACGGGCAGCAGCTGAAACCGCAGCGGATGGATGCCGCCGACCTCGCCGCCTACCAGAAGAAGGAGCTGACGGTAGCGCAGCTGATGGAGCGTTATTACCCGACCAAGCTGATGCCGAAAGTGCCGGAAGAGGCGTTCAGGATGCCCAAGTCGATTGCCGGGCCGGAAGGCAGCATCACCGTGGAGAAGTTCAACGTGTACAAGGAGAAGGACGAGCAGCGTCCCGACTTCGGCAAATACAAGTTCTACGCGCAGGTCGGCGAGGCCAAGATGTCCGCCGTCGCTTCCCGTCAGGACCTGAACGCCTACTTTGACCGGGTGGTGACACCTGAAAAGCTGGTGGAGCGGAACTTCGGCGAACGCCTGCACCTGAAATCAGCCTACGAGAAATACCGTCTTCCCGAAGGCGTTGACCAGAATGGCGTCCGTGTGGCCAAAGACCGTGCCGACAACAAGTGGAAGGTATCGGTGGACATGGGTGAGAAAGGGCGCACCACCAGGCAGGAAATCTCCTTCGACGACGGCTATTCCCTCTTCAAGGCGAAGACCGCCACACGGGAGCAGATAGCCGCCAAGTACCTGAACACGGAAATCACCGGGCTGCTCGCAGCGAATACCGCCAAGGTGGAGAAATCCGCCTCCATGAAAATGTAA
- a CDS encoding DUF4099 domain-containing protein: protein MELHNRNQSEQLPYEKLALLGIDREKADNLPQEVKERLVSGEVTPLMQVSISARNGDVITLPLKLQMTADKDGNPALLAYPVRAELETERNKVLRLTPQEAERLAKGEVLQKAVEVNGEKTQQYLQLDPETKSVIHRRVTDIEMERKLKDMEKVNDIELGTQQKQQVRDGKPVELNVGGEKVSVGIDLKEPQGFKLIKGDMKEWERQQKLRYDDLHPEYLGLVMTDKNRWEYQQVVDAQSKERALTLKPLREENIGNGLKR from the coding sequence ATGGAATTACACAACAGAAATCAATCCGAACAGCTGCCATACGAGAAACTGGCACTGTTGGGCATCGACCGTGAAAAGGCCGACAATCTGCCCCAAGAGGTAAAGGAAAGGCTGGTATCCGGAGAGGTCACACCGCTGATGCAGGTGTCGATAAGTGCCCGAAACGGTGACGTGATCACGTTGCCGCTCAAACTACAGATGACCGCCGACAAGGACGGCAATCCCGCCCTCTTAGCCTACCCGGTACGGGCGGAACTCGAAACGGAACGGAACAAGGTACTCCGACTGACACCCCAGGAAGCCGAACGGCTGGCCAAAGGCGAGGTACTTCAAAAAGCCGTGGAGGTGAACGGCGAGAAAACACAGCAGTACCTACAGCTCGACCCGGAAACGAAATCGGTCATCCACCGCAGGGTGACGGACATCGAAATGGAACGGAAACTCAAAGACATGGAGAAGGTAAACGACATCGAACTGGGCACGCAGCAGAAGCAGCAGGTACGGGACGGCAAGCCCGTGGAGCTGAACGTGGGCGGCGAGAAGGTCTCCGTGGGCATCGATCTCAAAGAGCCACAGGGGTTCAAGCTCATCAAGGGCGACATGAAGGAATGGGAAAGGCAGCAGAAGCTCCGCTACGACGACCTGCACCCCGAATACCTCGGCCTCGTGATGACCGACAAGAACCGCTGGGAGTACCAGCAGGTGGTGGACGCACAATCCAAGGAGCGTGCCCTGACGCTCAAACCATTGCGTGAAGAGAATATCGGTAACGGTCTTAAACGCTGA